TTTCAGAATCAAAATTACCTTTATCACAATCATTAAACTCATTAGTTTCAAAAATATTAGCATTTAAATCGGGGCATTTGAAATCAGCGCGTTGACTTCCAGAAGACGAACCAACGCCAATTTCTTGAACTACATATAATTTAAAAAGCTCATAGAGATTTTTTTCAATAAGCtggaaaaaaaaaaggaaagatcATAATCATTAGTTAAATCAATGGGATCTGTAAAAGATGACATTTTGTATGATAAACGTGTGATATTTTGAACACCAAAAATCTCAAAAAGATATCTTACAAATTCAGTATACGAAATATTATTGTTTGGGATTTCTAAAAGATGTCTTACTGATTGACAATCAACAACATATTCCATGTTGTTATTAATAACTTCTCAGTTTCCACCAAGGTAAACAACAAATCTAAAACCCATAATTGAAAGTAAAATCACACGTGATGTCTATTTTCTTACTAGTAATACTTCCTATTTAAAAGAGTCAAATGTTTATGAAGTCAGTATACAATAAAGCGTCCACATGTGATTTATCCGTCCTTCGTACGATTTTAAAGCGTCTATCATGTTGCGTCAGTCCGTACGGTACGATGAAGCCTTTTGCGTCGACGGGACTTCCCTTCTGCGTCGGCGGGACTTCCGGTTGCGGCGGTACTTCCATTCTGCGTCGGCGGGACTTCCTTTTGCGTCGGCGGGCCTTCTCTATTGCGTCAGCGGGACTTCTCCATTGCGTCAGCCAGACCGTTCCCGTTTTTCAATGTTAATTAATCGAGATGGTCAGAATTTTGTCTTTAATTTATAaaataatttcctaaaataaataaatatatattatataagaAAAATGTTTTTCCCCAGTATTTTAATACTTATTGGCCTATACATACTACTCTAAACATAAATAAATCATAGCAATTTATGACAACCATGTTAGTTAAAAAATCTGTTTCCGGTTGTGATTGTCAAATATTAGAAAAATGTAGTATGGAAAAATTATCTGCGAGTTTGTGTCTACATGATGTTTTTCTCAGTTTTATATTCACTCCACTGCTGCGAAGGGGCCTTCTACAGCACGCTTGATAATTCCACCCATTTAGGGTGGTTGACATCCCAGTGTGTTAGCTATGTCTTGTAAGAGGGGGGCTATAATGTGGCTGCCTGATAACGAAGCTGCATCATCGTCGAAGAGACTGCAAACAACCCGTTCTATAGTCGATTATCGCtgattaatttttattttaatttaatattttgttTGGATATTtatgttataaaaataataaataaataaagttgtaCGAAATGTATTTGTTGGTTTATATGTTGATTTTGCCAAACAGTCAGATCGGTTAAACAACAAAATATCCCACAAAATAATTTTTTAGTTTTCTACGTTTacaaacaaaactatttttatatattaacataaaaaaataaaacctaagCATAAAACcagatttaatttaatttatacaCTACACCCTAACAACATTAAAACCCATAAGCCCAAACCCCTTAAGCCCAAAACCCTTAGACCCAAACCCCGTAAGCCCAAACCCCTTAAGCCCAAATCCCGTAAGCCCAAACCCCTTGGCAAAAACTGAACCGCGTCTGTTTGTTGGAAACGTTGAACACAGTATATGAGACGGCGTTGAGTTcattaatatataatttttttttcattgacTTTTACTGCAATTGAACTAGAATTCAAACGTAAATCAGTAAACTTTATAACTTTATTATGATTCAATACAAAGTACATAAAAAACATAACACAAAAAATACAAACATAATCATTTGAAGTAGAATACACCAAACCGCTACTTCCAACTGGGTAGGAGATCCGGATTCTGATTCCGGAATTTGCATCGAAACACCTAGCAATGATAAAGATGGGTCGTGAACTGGTAAGTTCCATCAACCCACATTTATATTGGCCTAGGTGATATGTAACGGGTTGTTTATGTTTTCTTCAACGGTTCGCCGGCTTCAGTTATGTTTGGAGACCTGGCAAACACATTGGTGAACAACCCGTTAGACCCTTCACGTGTCCGTTGTAGATGAGTTCTTGAACCCGATCGACCCCGCACAGCACGTGAAAGTTGAAATCCGATCACATCCGATGAAATCGGAGGAGATCTGTGTCCGTTGTAGATGACTTCTTAAACCCGTTTGTTGAATTCGAAAAAATAATTTTCAGGGGGTCTGCCCATTTTTTAAAGCTGTGAACTGTGAACACTAATGGAGGATATGGTGAACAAAAGATTGtatgtatataaacaaggttgaacttcaaaaaatttaaaaattgcaCACGTTCACATTTTTTAAAACGTCGGCCAAATCTAAAGCGTCCACAAGACCTTTTTAAAGCGTCGGCGGAAGCTAAAGCGTCCGTTCAGACTATTTAAAGCGTCGTCCAGACCTCAAGCCTTTTGCGTCGGCGGCCCTTCTCTATTGCGTCAACGGGACTTCTTGATTGCGTCAGCCAGACCGTTCCCGTTTTTCAATGTTAATTAATGGAGATGGTCAGAATTTTGTCTATAATTTATAAAACAattccctaaaataatataatttttattttaattgaATTTTCTGTTTGGATATTTAggttataaatataataataaataaagttgTACGAGATCTATTTGTTGGTTTATTAATGTTGGGATTTTGCCAAACAGTCAGATCGGTTAAACAACAAAATAATTTTACTTTTCTACGTTTACAGACAAAACCATTTTTATATTAACATAAAAACATAAAACCTAAACATTACATTAAAAAAacgaaaaaacaaaaataatataaccTAAAAACAGATATTTATTACAAGACGTGTTTGAAATCACGTGttacaaacaaacaaaaactaCGCCAAACTGCTATTTCCAACTGAATTAAATAGTCTTCAAATAACTTCGTCAAACTGCTAATTCCTTCTGGGTAGAAGATCCGGACAGAAATATTAAATTAAGAATGAATTTATTTCTGCTTCTGGAATTCGCATCAAAACACCGACCAAAGATAAACGATGTGTCTTGAAATGGTAAGTTCCATCGACACGTTGTTTACACTTTGGCGGAAGTGATATGGGACGGGTTGTTCGCAGTTTCTTCACCGTCATGTGCCGAACAACCCGTTTGATGCATCACGTGTTCTTTGTAGATGAGCTCTTAAACACTTTGTAGTGAACAGAGGTAGAGGACGGGGAAATCGGCTGACAACCGTGCCACCAGACAAGTATTGTCGGTTACAAACAACGACAACTCTAAAGCTTAGGAAAACGTCATCTTCAATTAAAGCAACTTCACACAAATCAATTTCAGGGGGTCTGATCATATTTGGAAGGTGTGAAATCTATAGGGGTAAAGGAAATTTTCATGAGATGTTCAACGCAGAATGAGGATTTTAAGAAGAACTGGTGGTATATATAGGGGAAGAAATCTTGAACGGTTTAACAATAAATTGTTATATGTTAATAATTACATGGGGAGATCATAAATATGTCAAAACCAAACCGTttaacaaaaaatttaaaaatgtgtCCCTTAAAATTTCAACACGTTCAGACTTTCTAAAGCGTCCGCCAGAAATTTTTAAAGCGTCGGCCTAAGCTAAAGCGTCCGCCTGTCCTTTTTAAAGCGTCGGCCAGTCATTTTTAAAGCGTCGGCCAGACCATTACGGTGCGTCAGGAGGACACTTGGGAAAGCGTCAACCGGACCATCGCGGTACGTCAGCCGGACCATTCCGGTGCGTCAGCCAAATAAATCGCCAGCCGCTTTAAAAACGATATGAAACTAGGAACGCAAGCCGTGGAATCATTGCTTCCACCGACGCATCAACATTAATCAAAGACGCTAACATGTCGGACACGTGTGGGACACGTGTCAGCTTGTAGGAAATGGACGCAACAACATGATAGACGGACGCTTCCGAGGCTGTGAGTACCTTCCAAAGACGCAGGAAGGTGACAAATTTGCAAATCCACTTGGTCAACcgacattttggtaattttccctttTTAAAGTATCTTATCATGATATcaataattttataaaaaatgttaaaatttcgactaaataataataaacagATCAAAATGGTATAATTTTATAATATCTTAAGATAGATGGATTGTCTGCTCCTTTATAATAAATCATACTTTAATGATTGTGTAACTGTATGATGTTCTCATGACCATGACTACTCtcacatggtttataaataagaCCAGGCAACAAAACTCATGACAATGATTTAAAGAGATTGTTTAGGTGAAAGATAAATACTGAATCATGTGAGTACTATGAATACAGTGTTTGTTTTCATTAAAAATGCAAAGATAAAAGTAACAAGATCATGTCAAAAGATATACTATTATTAAACATGACTTGCATGTTTAAATACTTTATGTAATACTTGCTTGAATCATATTTATGATGTGCTTAGACTGTGTCAAGAGATATGTTCATCATATGCTCATGGATCTTTCACTTGCTCTATGGATGCTAATAATGCTATCTGTTATTATGCTATTGTATCATGTTTCACTTTTCTTTGTTTGTGTCTCGCCCAATTAACCGGCGTCCTTTGAGTTTAAATGAAATGTTGTTGATCTAAAAAATAAGAATAGTACAGTTAAGAGAGACAATCTAAGAATGTTTTATCGTATAATATTTTATCTGTTTTACAttaaaactttaaattttaaaaatGTGGTCAATGTACAACTACATGGTAACACAAATAGTAAACCATGTCGTCGGTGTGGTTGGGTATAGTATTTATGCCATAAATAAAGACCTAAGCAACTTATTAACTTAAATTACTCATGCCTTGATATATGTATATGAAAATGATAATTTTGAACTATTATTCTGTAATTTTAAATTGCAAGGAACAATCTCTAACACACCAACATCCCTTAAATTGGTTACATGCAAATGGTTTCATACATTATATATGAACATGGGAATTTCTGATATTATTTTGTTGTAAAGAAATCTGCAAAATTCATTATGAATGAAATAAGAGTTACAAAACTTGAACTATGCAAGGGGTGTATAAAATGCATCAAGTGAATATCACATATGCCATAAAGACATAGCATATGAAGTATGCATTATGATATATATTTGCTTACATTGGAGTATATGTCTCCTGCATCTTACTAAACAATAATCTCTTTCCAAAAATCACAACCTCCAATTACCAATATGTTTATATAACTTTCTTATTGTTAGGCATTGAATCTATATATTCTTATTATTAACTTTTGGAAGAACAAAATTTCCAAATTAGTGGGATATATGCTGGCTGTATATATACTGACATTACCATGTAAACAGCTACTTAGCAGATATCTGCAGCAAAATACCCGTATTAGACAACTTCAATAGTGTTATCTAAATTAATCACTTTTAAAACCTAATTTGTTAATCAAAGGGATAATTACCTGATAAATGAATGGATCACCTCTCCCTCCAGCTCCAGACCTTCTCACTTCCTCTTTCTTAAGCAACCTgacatataaaaaacaaaaataataattaaagttaaattaaaaagcAGCAAAAGGGCGTGTTTGAACAGAATTCAGGTAATCTAACGGTCAACAGGTGAAATAAGCAACAGACGGCTAGATATGAAGACACGTGGCACTCGATTTGTTTAAACATGTATGCCACGTGGCGTGTATGTGTATCTACATGTTGTATGTATGTAAAGAGGGAGATTATGCATTTATGCTTTACATTCGCAACGCTTTGCTGGTGTCGGGACTGTCACCGAGAAGCTGACGTATCCTCACTTCAGAAGCGCATCCAATATGAGCCAGCACTTTCAATATGGCTTCAGATCGGCGCAGTAGATGAGCCGAGCCGACCACAGACGACGACGGCTTCATATTCTCTCTCATCATCTTCGACTTACAGCTTTCCGAGCTGGAAACCAAGCTGCTTGAGCCACCTGACAAACACGACGAGCCTTCTGACGTCAACGACGAGCTACACGACGCTGTGACAAATTTCCGTTCAGCATTAGCGGTTCTACGGCTATCGGAAATCCATAACGTCTTCGATCTGCTTTTTCTTACAACCTGCAAATAATTTCAGTATAGATCTGTTAAAAGTAGAATCTCTGAAATCACATCGATCAATCGTTGATGTACGGATGCTGATTGATGATAAACGTGAACACTTGAACAGAAGGATCACATTATCACAAGCGGTTTCACGATTAAATAAAATGATTCGAATGAAGTGAAATCATGCAGTATGAGTGATGTAATTAAGCATAATCAAGCGGATCTGAGGTTGAAAAACAGATCCGAAACGAAACCTAGCAGGTTTTAGATGAAACAAAAGCAAATGACCGATACAGAAACCGAGATTTACAAATAAGCTAATAATCAGAACGTAATTCATCAATAACGAATCGAATTTGAACGTTAAAATCAAAGCAGAACTCTAATTTCATCTGAGACAAGTATAATCTATCAAGCGAAGATTTAAATTGATCGAATCAAATCCACAAACAATAAACGGTTACCTTAAGCTTCATCGCATGTTCAGAACGAGCAACAGCGTTAGCAACTGTACGGTGACGACGTGCATGAGCTTCATCAGATGAAACGTCATCGCTACTCACAATAGACGAAGCAGACGATCTAGAAAACGATTTGTTCAACAGCAAACTCTCACAACGATCAACACTGCATTTACGTGTGAATTCCTCAATGctaaacacattcaaaacagcAAAAAGGAAAACGCTCAATTCAGCTACAAATCAACGTAAAATCAAACgcaaatgatgatgatgaattcaaTCGAGTTACCTTGGAGACGAAGAAAGCAGGAGAAGAGTTGAAGCGACGATGCGTTCAGTGAAATTTGGATAGGGTGATTCCATAATATGTTAGTTGTGAGATTTTTAAATCAATAACAACAGGCGGGAGAAGAAATAATTTGAATTTTTGGTAGGTTTTGATCTGATAACCGTCTCAAAACCACTTTAATTGCTGTTTGGCACTCGTGAGCGTGTGACTAATATAATGACAGGTTAAGTTTGGCGGACTCACTCACATAAGCCTAAAGCTTTAACCAAGCAAACATGGTTAAAAAGAGAAATAGTGTTTAATGACACAAGTTAAATTGTCCAAAGAAATCATTTGAATTTATATTTtaccttggtttaaaaaagcgagAAAAAAAAACCATAGCAACGCTGATGCGCGCCTTTCGTACGAAGAGGTTTTATCATTTATGCAGCTGGTTGttgtatatataattttttagatCGTACATATAGGTCATTTATATATGAAACCATGTATAGTAATTATTTATGTTTAAAGTTTTCGGTAACTTATGCTATAAActtataaaaattaaatattaCAAAAGACGGTACTTTTTTTGCGCTTTGCATCCGGTTTTAAACCCTTTCGCCTTAACGCGTCttgcgcttttttaaaccaagtatTTAATAAAATTATAAGCGTTGTTTTTTTACAAGTTGGGAAAATTATTCAAGTTTGTATTATGCTATTTAAGCTCGACTAATCGTTGAACCTAAATTGTTTCATACGCAAACCAAATACAAATTAAATTTTTTTCAAGAGTATACATAACTGCTTATACCTCAAATTATAAATTTCCTTTATAGTTGGAATGTCTTGGACAACGAAAGTGATAGAACTATGTGTCAAATTGCAAGTTTTGGATTATGTGTTATAGTTTAGTTTATTAGAATTCAGCTTCCCTACACATATACTCCGtattaatgaaaaaaaaaattatacatgtTACGGGTAAAGTAATTGCATGTTCAAAATATTTTTCTGTAAGATgtgatttatttttattttagccGGAAATGACAATTTATTTCTACCAAAAAATAAAACATGAACCGGGTCTACTCTAGGCATACATTTTAAAGTTTAAACCAACAAGGCTCTCAAGACTAGAGTTTCATCAACTCAACTTGATGATATGCACTCAGACCACCATGCTTCTTTCATTCTCAAAAATTGCATAGCTCTGTTACACTCATGTGCCACTTCAACCCACAAACTCAAACAAATTCACGCCTTTTCAATCAAGCATGGTGTTCCTCTCAACAATGCAGACATGGGGAAACACATGTTGTTCACTCTTGTCTCCCTCGCTGCACCCATGTCATACGCCCACAATATCTTCAACCAAATCCACTACCCAAACATCTTTACATGGAACACAATGATCCGAGGCTACGCCGAGAGCGAAAACCCGAGACCAGCTATCGTTATACACCGAAACATGCGGGTGTTTGATATTGAACCTGACACGCATACATACCCCTTTGTTTTGAAAGCTATTGCTAGGTTGATTGATGTTAGAGAGGGTGAGGTGGTGCATTCGGTCACGGTTAAGAATGGGTTCGGGTCGTTGGTGTTTGTGAAGAATGGTTTGGTTCATATGTATGCCGCCTGTGGGCAGGCTGAGAGTGCACAcaaggtgtttgttgaaatgtcTGAGAGAAATCTTGTTACGTGGAATTCGGTGATTAACGGGTTTTTGTTGAATGGGCGGGTTAATGAGAGTTTGACCCTTTATAGGGAGATGGTTGAGGAGGGGGTGGAGCCGGATGGATTTACGTTGGTTAGCTTGCTCACCGCGTGTGCGGAGCTTGGTGCGTTGGCGTTAGGTAAGAGGGTTCATTCGTACATGTTTAAAGTTGGACTGGCTGAGAATTTGCATGCTGCGAACGCCCTTTTGGATCTTTATGCAAAGACGGGAAACATTGTTGACGCGCAAAAGGTTTTTGGTGAAATGAAGGAGAACAGTGTTGTGTCGTGGACTGCGCTCATTGTTGGTTTGGCTATGAATGGATTTGGCGTCGAGGCGATTAATCTTTTCAAAGAACTTGAGCGAAAAAGATTAACACCGAGTGAAATCACTTTTGTAGGGGTGCTTTATGCGTGTAGTCATTGTGGAATGGTAGATGAAGGGTTTACGTATTTTAAACAAATGAAAGAAGAATTCGGCATTGAGCCGAGAATAGAACATCATGGATGCATGGTTGATTTGTTGGGGCGATCAGGACTTGTACAACAAGCTTACGAATACATTCTCAACATGCCATTGCAACCGAATGCGGTAATATGGAGAACGTTGCTTGGAGCATGCACGATACATAAGCATTCAGATTTAGCAGAAGTTGCAAGAGCCCAACTCATACAACTAGAACCTAAACACAGTGGAGATTACGTATTGCTATCAAACCTCTATGCTTCCGAAAGACGATGGTTAGATGTATCAAAAGTGAGAAAAACAATGCTAGAACAAGGGGTGCAAAAATCTCCGGGCCATAGCCTCGTTGAGTTAGGAAATCGAGTGTATCAGTTCACGATGGGAGACACATCACATCCGCAAAGTGAAGATATATACGCGAAACTGATAGAGATCACAAAGTTATTGAGGTTAGAAGGTTATGTGCCGCATGTTGCAAACGTGCTTGCAGATATAGAAGAAGAGGAAAAAGAGACTGCGTTATCGTATCACAGTGAGAAGATTGCTATTGCGTTTATGCTTATGAATGCACCTTCTGGAGCTCCTATAACGGTTGTGAAGAACTTGAGGGTATGTGCGGATTGTCATCTTGCAATAAAGTTGATTTCGAAGGTTTATAAACGAGAAATTGTGGTGAGAGATCGAAGTCGGTTTCATCATTTTAAGGAAGGGTCTTGTACCTGCAAAGATTACTGGTAAGCAGAATTCATGGAACTTCAAGAAGTTGGTCAGGTTGATCAAGCTTCTGACTTGTGTCACAAGTCTCAATAGTTTCATGGGTGCTAGCAACTCCTTATGATGTGTAGTGGTGTTTAAATGGATTGATAAGATCAACCGTGCTTGTTTTTGACTGTCAAGATTGAAAATCGAGTAACACAAATTGAGGATTATAAGCTAGCAGATCGCCGTGATTTAGGGGTGTTCATTATTCGGTTATAAACCCGATTAAACCGGAACCGGAAAAAAACGAACCGAATTCTTATTCGGTACGGGTTGTAACCGTAACCAGATTCTTGGTTTTGGAGGACTGAGTTATGTCGTTTACAGCTTTACAGTGATTTATAAATTTTGTTGCAACTTTTTGTCACAAGATAACGAAAGTGTGTGTTGAATCTGGtttattgtttatatatattatatatatatcatgTGATTGTTGACGGGTCGACAAGCTTTGATTGGGTCAGGCAGAACGTTTGGGTCATTTACATATATCTCCTTGCTATTGTTTTTCGTTTAAGTATGAGTCATGTAAGTTGGCTATTTAAAGAGCCCAGTAGGTTGAATGAAGGTAGGGACTTTCAGCAGCAAATCCAGTTGGTTGATCCAAGAGTGATAAGTTTTCTATTGAATaaaccaaaaaccgaaccgaTGAACACCCCAAATTTGATTCGTGCCATGATACTCATTCTAGATATAGTCCATCGTTTCACATATACGAGTCCTTACAATTATTCAAAGGACTCTACAATCATCAACAGAACTTGAATCCAAGACTAAAGGTTTTAATTTGATATACTTATTTGTAGTATAATTGTGGTTTGATCATATAGATTGAATACGCTTTGGGTTTTTAGTTAGTTGTTTGAATTGTTCTAACTATTGCTTTAAAAAATGAAACCTAAGGGACTAAACGAGTTGAGCCATTCTTTAACCAGTCAAAGTCAGCTCGTCAAAAGCTTGAATCGAGCTAAAGCTTAAACTAGCTTGTGCCTCTATTGGAGCTCGTTTAATAAACAGGTTCAAACTCAATCTTACTTATTGAGCTCGACTAAACTAGCGAAGCTAAATGAGCCCATTGTCCATGTCTATATAATTTTTACttcgatataccaaatatatatttacataaaGTAATtagttatataataattataaatatataaacaAAGTTATCTATAGAGTAAAatacacggatagtccctgtggtttggtgaaatttcacctttagtccctatcttttcaaaattacatgtatgctCCCTGTGGTTTACTCGATTGTTACTCGAATAATCCCTGTAATGGATGAATGttaattttctcagttaagtgaATGTGAAAAGACAAAATTACCCTTCcctttaaaaataatatattaaacattAGAACAAATGTAATTAAAGTTTAACAAACTTGGTGGGGCCCACATTTTTTTAACATAAACCACCCCACCCaccttcttcatcttcttcatttctgGTAAACACATGGCCGACGAAGATTTTGGTAAATTGTTCTTCCCAAATTGAAGAAAGATTGA
The Helianthus annuus cultivar XRQ/B chromosome 6, HanXRQr2.0-SUNRISE, whole genome shotgun sequence genome window above contains:
- the LOC110874485 gene encoding uncharacterized protein LOC110874485 encodes the protein MESPYPNFTERIVASTLLLLSSSPSIEEFTRKCSVDRCESLLLNKSFSRSSASSIVSSDDVSSDEAHARRHRTVANAVARSEHAMKLKVVRKSRSKTLWISDSRRTANAERKFVTASCSSSLTSEGSSCLSGGSSSLVSSSESCKSKMMRENMKPSSSVVGSAHLLRRSEAILKVLAHIGCASEVRIRQLLGDSPDTSKALRMLLKKEEVRRSGAGGRGDPFIYQISAK
- the LOC110878129 gene encoding pentatricopeptide repeat-containing protein At4g21065; this encodes MHSDHHASFILKNCIALLHSCATSTHKLKQIHAFSIKHGVPLNNADMGKHMLFTLVSLAAPMSYAHNIFNQIHYPNIFTWNTMIRGYAESENPRPAIVIHRNMRVFDIEPDTHTYPFVLKAIARLIDVREGEVVHSVTVKNGFGSLVFVKNGLVHMYAACGQAESAHKVFVEMSERNLVTWNSVINGFLLNGRVNESLTLYREMVEEGVEPDGFTLVSLLTACAELGALALGKRVHSYMFKVGLAENLHAANALLDLYAKTGNIVDAQKVFGEMKENSVVSWTALIVGLAMNGFGVEAINLFKELERKRLTPSEITFVGVLYACSHCGMVDEGFTYFKQMKEEFGIEPRIEHHGCMVDLLGRSGLVQQAYEYILNMPLQPNAVIWRTLLGACTIHKHSDLAEVARAQLIQLEPKHSGDYVLLSNLYASERRWLDVSKVRKTMLEQGVQKSPGHSLVELGNRVYQFTMGDTSHPQSEDIYAKLIEITKLLRLEGYVPHVANVLADIEEEEKETALSYHSEKIAIAFMLMNAPSGAPITVVKNLRVCADCHLAIKLISKVYKREIVVRDRSRFHHFKEGSCTCKDYW